One Natrinema longum genomic window, ATGGGTCGCGTTCGAGATGTTCCGGTAGAGGAAGATCGCGAACGGGTCCGGGCTCCCGCTCGCGACCATGTACGTGAAGTTGAACTCCGCGGCCGCGAGCGTCCAGGTAATGATCGAGCCCGCCACGATCCCCCGCTTGGCGTGTGGAACGACGATCGTCAGGACGGTTCGGGGCCACGATGCGCCCAACGACCGGGCGCTCTCCTCGAGGCGGACGAGATCCATCGACTGGAACGAGCTCTGTACTGTCAGGACCATGTACGGCGATTTGAGCAGGCAATACCCCGCGATCAACCCGAACGCCGAACGGCCGAACTCGGGGTAGGTCTGGACGAAGGCGATGCCGAGGATTAGCCCCGGAACGAGCGGCAGGATCGCGACCGTGTTCACCCAGTCACGCGCGAAAAACTCGTATCGCGCGAGCGCGTACGCGATGGGGACTCCGATCACCACGTTCAAGAGCATCCCCCCGGTCGCGATGGCGAGACTGAACGCGAGGCCCGGCATCGCGTTCGTCCGGACGCCGTAGTCACCGAAGCCAAGCACCTGTCGCCAGTGCTCGAGGGTGACGAATCCCCGCGGGACGACGCCCGTCGCCGACTGTGCGAACGAGGAGACGAACGTGACGACGACGGGAACGGTCAGGAACGCGACGACGATCGAGACGACGCCGACGAGGATCGGTCGACCGAGCACGGTCGACAGCGCGGGTCCGGACCGCGACCACTCCGCGGACGCGTCGGCGGTGACAGCACCGCCATCGGAGCGTGCCTCCGTGCGGTCAGCCCCGGACCGCACGCTCGAGTCGTCGGCCGCGGTCGTCGATTCGAACGGACCGGTCATCTCAGATCCCCACCGTATCGTTCTCGACGAACCGCAGTCCGACGAACGTGAACGCGACGATGAAGACGACGTAGACGAGTCCGATCGCGGCCGCGACGTCGGGGTGGTACGAGCCGACGCTCGTCTCCTCGTGTATCTGGAGCGTGACCACGCGGTGACTCTGCAGGATCAGGACGGTCCCGAATATCGCGAGTCCGGAACGGAACGTGAGGATCGCCGCCGCGACGATGCCCGGTCGAATTTCGGGGAGCGTCACGTGATAGAACGTCTCCCAGCGGCTCGCACCGAGTGCGCGGGCCGCTTCCTCGGCCTGCGTGTTGACCTCGGCGTAGGTCCCACGAAGCACCATCGTCGCTCGCGGCAGCAGCGAGTAGACGTAGCCGAGGAGCAGGCCGCTGATCGCGGTCGCACTCGCCAGATCGAGCGCGCTCTGCCCCGTCGCGACCGCCACCGCGTTCGTCACCAGCCCCTGTCGACCCAGGAGGACGACGATCAGATACGCGACGATGATCCCCGGCAGCGCGATGGGGAACGAGACCGCCGCGACGACGACCCGCTCGGCGGGGAGGTCGTACTTCTCGAGGACGTGAGTGACGGCCACGCCGAGCGCGACGCTGACCAGCGTCGCCAGCCCGACGAACCACAGCGTGTTCCAGGCGACCCACCGGTACTCGGCGGTCGTCGCGAGGGTCCGCCAGGCCTCGAGCGACCAGCCCGTCATCCAGACCGTGTCCTCGGCGAGGCTGATCCGTGCCAGCATCGCGAGCGGGACGAATCCTGCGACCGTCGCGAGGACGAAGAAGGGCAGACACGTGATCGCGATCCGCCGGCGTTCCCGCTCGCGTTCGGTCGTCGGACGGGCGGTCGTCGACGCGAGCGTCGCGACTCGACGAACCGACGCCGTCGCCGATTTCCGGACCGACATCCGCGATCACTGGGCTCCCTGCAGCGGGGTTCGGTCGACGAGTTCCTCCTGAATGTCGGCTTGCTTCTCGACGAGGGTCTGCTGGTCGACGGTGAACCCGGCCGCCTCGTAGGACGACTGCTCGGGGAACTCGTCGGGCTGGTCGACCTCGTTCGCCCGGATCGGACGGACGTAGGCGTCGAAGAACAGCTTCTGGCAGTCCTCGGTCAGGACGTAGTCCATGAACAGCTTCGCCGCCTCGGGATTTGGCGCGTTTCGCAACAGGGCGTAGCCGTAGGGGACGTTCATCGCGCCCGGTTCGCCCTCGGGCCCCTCGAGGATCGCGACCTCGATCTGGCCCTCGTCGAACTCCTCGTTGTTGTACTTGAGGTTCAGCCCGGTGTAGTCGTACTCGACGACCGTCGAGATCTCGCCGGCGGTCATCGGTCCCTCGACGTTGCGGCGGAAGTCCGCGCCGTGCTCGGCGATCGTCTCGTGGTATTCGATGACCGGATCGAGGTTATCCAGATCGCCGCCGTAGGCCCGGTTGACCGACAGTGCGGAGGCCTGCCCGTTGGCGGTGTGTGGCGGCGTAAAGGCCAGGTCCTTCGCGATGTCGGGATGTTTCAGGTCCTCCCACGTTTCGGGGGCGTCCAGCCCCCGCTCCTCGTAGACGTCGGCCCGGTAGGTCACCGCGGTCGTCATCTGCCGCGTCGCGGTCACGTGGCCGTTGTCGGTCTTCAGATCGTCGGGGACCACGTCCCAGTTCGCCGGCTTGTACTCGGTCGTCAACTCGTCGTTCATCGCCTCGAGGCCAAAGGAGTAGCCGCCGTTGTACGCCGAGTGGGTCGGGTTCTGCGCGTTGGCCCGCATGTCCTCGAGGGCCTCACCCGACGATCCCTGCGCGTCGTAGAGTGGGATGCCATACTCCTCTTCGAAGGCTTCCATGACGGCCCCCCAGTTCGACCACCCGGTCTGGACGCAGTAGATCTGTAGCTCCTCGGGAAACGCCGCGGAGTCGACGTCGGTTTCGTACTCGCCGTGGCCGACCGTGTAGGTCTGGCCGCCGCCCCCACCGACGAAATCGCCCAGACATCCCGCAACCGAGAGCGTACTCGCAGTCACGCCACTCGCAAGCACCGATCGCCGTGTCGTCCCTGTCGACTCGGACATAGATACGCAAGCCGACAAGAGACACTAAGCCGTTGCTATGTTAGAAATGTGACGCTATATAGTGTCCCAGAGCGAAACACATCGCTCGGGAACGCGTTCGTACGGTTCGATCGAACCGCGGCCGGCAAACGGTATGAGAACGGTTCGCTTCGCGGATGGGGCTCACCCCTGTCCGACCATTCGTTCTTCGTCCTCCCACTCCTCCTGACGGAGTTCGTATTTCTGCACTTTGCCCGTCGCGGTCGTCGGCAGTTCCTCGACGAACTCGACCCGGTGGACGGTCTTGTACCCCGCGAGGTTCTCCCGCGTGAAGGCCTCGAGGTCGCGTTCCGTCACATCCGGATCGGCCGGATCATCGCTGTCCGGGACGACGAACGCCTTCGGCGTCTCGCCCCACTCATCGCTGGGCGCTGGAATCACCGCCACGTCCGATACCTCGGGGTGGTCGAACAGGGTATCCTCGAGTTCGATACTCGAGATGTTCTCCCCGCCCGAAATGATGATGTCCTTCTTCCGATCCTGAATCGCGATCATGCCGTTCTCGTCGATCGTCGCGAGGTCGCCGGTGTGGTAGTAGCCCTCGAGTCGGTCGGTAAAGGCTTCCTCGGTCGCCTCGGGTTTCTCCCAGTACTTCTCCATGATCTGGTTGCCACGGACGACGACCTCGCCGAGGGTTTCGTCGTCGTGGGGAACGTCCTCCCCGTCCTCGTCGACGACGCGGATTTCGGTTCCGAGATAGGCCAGTCCCTGCCGTTTCTTGATCCGGAATCGGTCGCCGCTGTCGTCCGCGAAGTGTCGGCGCGCGTCGGAGGTCGTGATCAGCGGCCCGGTCTCGGTCGCGCCGTAGACGTGTTTCAGATACCAGCCGAACTCGTCCTCGACGGTCCGGATGGTCGCCTCCGGCGGCGCACTGCCCGCTGTCGCGAGTCGAACGTCCCGCTCGCCGGTCGTCTCCGGCTCGTGCTCTTCGTAGTGGTCGATCAGCATGTTCAACACCGTCGGCGCACCGCACATGTACGAGACGTCCTCGGATCGCACGGTCTCGAAGATTTCCCCCGCGTCGATGCCGCGCGTACAGACGTGTTTCGCGCCGATTCCCGTTACCGCGAAGATGTGGCCCCAGCCGTTCGCGTGGAACATCGGCAGCGTCCACAGGTAGACGTCGTCGTCCGTGATCTCCTGATGGCCGACCAGCAAGTAGGCGTGGATCGTCTCACAGCGATGCGTTCGGCAGACTCCCTTCGGATCGCCCGTCGTTCCCGAGGTGTAGTTGATCGTGATGATCTCGTCCTCGACCATCTCGGGGCGGTCGTAGTCGGGACCGGCGTCCTCGAGGACGGTGTCGAACGACTCCCACTCTCCCGTCACTTCGGTGGTGTCGTTCGTGATGAACGTCTCCGTCGGCACCTCGTCGCGGATCGCCTCGATCCTGTCGGCGAACTCGTAATCGGCGTAGATCGCGTCGACGTCCGCGTCCGACAGGATGTACTCGAAGTCGTCGGGCGTGAGCCGGTAGTTCAGCGGGGTGTGAACCGCCCCGAGTTGCATGATCCCGTAGGCCGCCTCGAGGTGGTAGTGGGTGTTCGGATCCAAGACGGCCACGCGGTCGCCCTTCTCGATCCCCCGTTCCTGCAACGCCGCCGCGAACCGATCGGCGCGCTCGCCGAGGTCGTCGTAGGTGAACCGTTCGCCCGTCGTCGCCACGACGGCCTCCTCGTCGCCGTAATGGGTCCGCGCCCGGTCGAGGAACTCCGGCACGAGCAGTGGTTTGTGCATACATAGCGCGCTTCATCGACGATCCATACGATCCTTTCCCCCTGTTTCACGCAGTGATAGTCAGGATAGCTGATGTATCGAAACGGTCTCGACCGCTTGAGGCCGACCTTCGAGTCGGTCCCGCCGTCGGGGTCGACCAGCGCTATTTCCGCCCCCTGTGACAGCCACGGCTGCGGGGGAGCGTTCATCGACACGTCTACGATGGCGCTGCCGGTTCGACGCCGAGCGTATTGCTCGCGTGCGCGAAAACAAGACTCGAGTACCGGCGACTCCCAGTGGCTCGAGTCGAAGAAACGGAGCGGCGGTGAAAAGCGAGTGAGCGTCAGTCGGCCTGTACGGCTTCGGCCGATTCGTCTTCGCGGTAGTGTTCCGCGATGAGGTCCTCGTCGATGCGGTTGAGCGCCTCTTTGGGCAGGTCCGAGAGCAGGTCCCAGCCGACCTCAAGCGTGTCGTCGATCGAGCGGTTGGTGTCGTACCCCTGCTGGACGAACTCCGCCTCGAAGCGGTCGGCGAAGTCGAGGAACTTGTTGTCCCGCTCGGACAGCGCTTCGCGACCGACGATGTTCACGAGGTCACGCAGGTCCTCACCCTCCGCGTAGGCGGCGTACATCTGGTCGGAGACGTCGCCGTGGTCCTCGCGGGTCAGGCCCTCGCCGATCCCGTCGTCCATCAGCCGCGAGAGGCTGGGCAGGACGTTGACCGGCGGCTCGATCCCCTGACTGTTGAGGTCCCGATCCATCATGATCTGGCCCTCGGTAATGTACCCGGTCAGGTCCGGAATCGGGTGCGTGTCGTCGTCGCCGGGCATCGTCAGGATCGGAATCTGCGTGACCGAGCCTTCCTTGCCCTCGATTCGACCGGCGCGCTCGTAGAGCTGTGCCAGGTCGGTGTACATGTAACCGGGGTAGCCACGGCGGCCCGGGACCTCCTCGCGTGCGGCACCGATCTCGCGCAGTGCCTCACAGTAGTTGGTCATGTCCGTCAGGATGACCAGCACGTGGTAGTCCTTCTCGAAGGCCAGATACTCGGCCGTGGTGAGCGCGAGTCGCGGCGTGACCTGTCGCTCGACTGCGGGGTCGTCCGCGAGGTTCATGAAGACGACCGAGCGCTCGAGCGCGCCCGTCCGTTCGAAGTCGTCCATGAACTCGTTTGCCTCCTCGGCGGTGATTCCCATCGCACCGAAGATGACTGCGAACTCCGAGCCCTCGCCGGACTCGTCCTCTTCGGGGACGGTCGCCTGACGGGCGATCTGGAGTGCGAGTTCGTTGTGTGGAAGCCCCGAGCCGGAGAAGATCGGGAGCTTCTGCCCCCGAACCAGCGTGTTCATGCCGTCGATGGCGGAGACGCCGGTCTGGATGAACTCCTCTGGGTACTCACGCGAATAGGGGTTGATCGCCTTGCCGACGATATCCTGTCGTTTGTCGGGGACGATCTCCGGACCGCCGTCGATCGGGTTGCCGGAGCCGTCGAGCACCCGTCCGAGCAGATCCTCGGTGACGGGCATCTTCATCGTCTCGCCCAGGAAGCGAACGGAGGCGTTGCGGTCGATCCCGCCCGTGCCTTCGAACACCTGGATCGAGACGATTCCTTCGCTCGATTCCAGCACCTGGCCGCGCAGCGTTCGCCCGTCCTCGGTCTCGATCTCGACGATTTCGTCGTAACCGACCGGCTCGTCGACCTCGGCGAACACCAGCGGACCGCTGATTTCCGTGATAGTCTGGTACTCTTTCATCGTTAGTACAGTGCTCGTAGTTGTTCTTTGAGGTCGTTCTCGATCTCGTCGATGAACTCCTCCCACTCCTCGGCCGTGCCCATCCGGTTGAGCTGTGGCGCAGCGTCGACGTCCGTGATCTCCTCGGGTGGCACACCGGCGTCGAGTGCCTCGAAGGCCTCGTCGTTGAACGTCTGGATCGCGCCGAGCATCCGGTAGGTCTTCTCGGGTTCGCAGTAGGTGTCGACGTCGTGGAGCGCGTTTTGCTGGAGCCACGCCTCACGCAGGTAGCGTGCGACCTCGAGGGTCAGCTGCTGGTCCTCCGGCAGCGCGTCCTTGCCGACGAGTTGGACGATCTCTTGGAGCTCGTCCTCCTCGTCGAGTACGTCGACCGCCCACTGGCGGGTCTCCGCCCAGTCGCCGGCGACGTTGCTCTCCCACCACGGGTCGAGCTGGTCCTTGTACAGCGAGTAGGACTCGTTCCAGTTGATCGAGGGGAAGTGCCGACGTTCCGCGAGGTCGGCGTCCAGCGCCCAGAACGTCTTGACGATACGCAGCGTGTTCTGGGTAACCGGCT contains:
- a CDS encoding ABC transporter permease, whose amino-acid sequence is MTGPFESTTAADDSSVRSGADRTEARSDGGAVTADASAEWSRSGPALSTVLGRPILVGVVSIVVAFLTVPVVVTFVSSFAQSATGVVPRGFVTLEHWRQVLGFGDYGVRTNAMPGLAFSLAIATGGMLLNVVIGVPIAYALARYEFFARDWVNTVAILPLVPGLILGIAFVQTYPEFGRSAFGLIAGYCLLKSPYMVLTVQSSFQSMDLVRLEESARSLGASWPRTVLTIVVPHAKRGIVAGSIITWTLAAAEFNFTYMVASGSPDPFAIFLYRNISNATHLQSAAAVSVYFLIVVTAILVLQWLGSSGFTTARQR
- a CDS encoding ABC transporter permease; its protein translation is MSVRKSATASVRRVATLASTTARPTTERERERRRIAITCLPFFVLATVAGFVPLAMLARISLAEDTVWMTGWSLEAWRTLATTAEYRWVAWNTLWFVGLATLVSVALGVAVTHVLEKYDLPAERVVVAAVSFPIALPGIIVAYLIVVLLGRQGLVTNAVAVATGQSALDLASATAISGLLLGYVYSLLPRATMVLRGTYAEVNTQAEEAARALGASRWETFYHVTLPEIRPGIVAAAILTFRSGLAIFGTVLILQSHRVVTLQIHEETSVGSYHPDVAAAIGLVYVVFIVAFTFVGLRFVENDTVGI
- a CDS encoding extracellular solute-binding protein, translating into MSESTGTTRRSVLASGVTASTLSVAGCLGDFVGGGGGQTYTVGHGEYETDVDSAAFPEELQIYCVQTGWSNWGAVMEAFEEEYGIPLYDAQGSSGEALEDMRANAQNPTHSAYNGGYSFGLEAMNDELTTEYKPANWDVVPDDLKTDNGHVTATRQMTTAVTYRADVYEERGLDAPETWEDLKHPDIAKDLAFTPPHTANGQASALSVNRAYGGDLDNLDPVIEYHETIAEHGADFRRNVEGPMTAGEISTVVEYDYTGLNLKYNNEEFDEGQIEVAILEGPEGEPGAMNVPYGYALLRNAPNPEAAKLFMDYVLTEDCQKLFFDAYVRPIRANEVDQPDEFPEQSSYEAAGFTVDQQTLVEKQADIQEELVDRTPLQGAQ
- a CDS encoding long-chain-fatty-acid--CoA ligase produces the protein MHKPLLVPEFLDRARTHYGDEEAVVATTGERFTYDDLGERADRFAAALQERGIEKGDRVAVLDPNTHYHLEAAYGIMQLGAVHTPLNYRLTPDDFEYILSDADVDAIYADYEFADRIEAIRDEVPTETFITNDTTEVTGEWESFDTVLEDAGPDYDRPEMVEDEIITINYTSGTTGDPKGVCRTHRCETIHAYLLVGHQEITDDDVYLWTLPMFHANGWGHIFAVTGIGAKHVCTRGIDAGEIFETVRSEDVSYMCGAPTVLNMLIDHYEEHEPETTGERDVRLATAGSAPPEATIRTVEDEFGWYLKHVYGATETGPLITTSDARRHFADDSGDRFRIKKRQGLAYLGTEIRVVDEDGEDVPHDDETLGEVVVRGNQIMEKYWEKPEATEEAFTDRLEGYYHTGDLATIDENGMIAIQDRKKDIIISGGENISSIELEDTLFDHPEVSDVAVIPAPSDEWGETPKAFVVPDSDDPADPDVTERDLEAFTRENLAGYKTVHRVEFVEELPTTATGKVQKYELRQEEWEDEERMVGQG
- a CDS encoding ATP synthase subunit B codes for the protein MKEYQTITEISGPLVFAEVDEPVGYDEIVEIETEDGRTLRGQVLESSEGIVSIQVFEGTGGIDRNASVRFLGETMKMPVTEDLLGRVLDGSGNPIDGGPEIVPDKRQDIVGKAINPYSREYPEEFIQTGVSAIDGMNTLVRGQKLPIFSGSGLPHNELALQIARQATVPEEDESGEGSEFAVIFGAMGITAEEANEFMDDFERTGALERSVVFMNLADDPAVERQVTPRLALTTAEYLAFEKDYHVLVILTDMTNYCEALREIGAAREEVPGRRGYPGYMYTDLAQLYERAGRIEGKEGSVTQIPILTMPGDDDTHPIPDLTGYITEGQIMMDRDLNSQGIEPPVNVLPSLSRLMDDGIGEGLTREDHGDVSDQMYAAYAEGEDLRDLVNIVGREALSERDNKFLDFADRFEAEFVQQGYDTNRSIDDTLEVGWDLLSDLPKEALNRIDEDLIAEHYREDESAEAVQAD